The following proteins are encoded in a genomic region of Burkholderia gladioli:
- the msuE gene encoding FMN reductase — MTRPLRVVAVSGGLQRPSKTAALATHLLDLIADEVSCEPRLVELGQLAPQLAGAVWRSQLPDAVERELAAVEQADVLVVATPVYRGAYSGLFKHFFDFIHQDALIDKPVLLAATGGSERHALMIDHQLRPLFSFFQARTLPLGVYATDKDFADYRLQDDALIERAGLAVQRALPLVELIRHARPAAEEVVAA; from the coding sequence ATGACACGTCCACTCCGTGTAGTAGCGGTTTCCGGCGGACTGCAACGCCCGTCCAAGACAGCAGCGCTGGCCACCCACCTGCTGGACCTGATCGCCGATGAAGTGTCGTGCGAGCCGCGCCTGGTCGAGCTGGGACAGCTCGCGCCGCAACTCGCCGGAGCGGTCTGGCGCTCCCAGTTGCCCGACGCGGTGGAGCGGGAACTCGCGGCGGTCGAGCAAGCCGACGTCCTGGTCGTGGCGACCCCCGTCTATCGCGGCGCCTACTCAGGACTGTTCAAGCACTTCTTCGACTTCATTCACCAGGACGCCCTGATCGACAAGCCCGTCCTGCTGGCGGCCACCGGCGGCAGCGAGCGCCACGCCCTGATGATCGACCACCAGTTGCGGCCGCTGTTCAGCTTCTTCCAGGCGCGCACCTTGCCGCTGGGCGTCTACGCGACCGACAAGGATTTCGCCGACTACCGCCTGCAAGACGACGCCCTGATCGAGCGAGCCGGATTGGCGGTGCAACGGGCCTTGCCCCTGGTCGAATTGATCCGCCACGCGAGACCCGCCGCCGAGGAAGTCGTCGCGGCCTGA
- a CDS encoding LysR family transcriptional regulator produces MLERIHLSIVQQVEKQGSLTAAAGVLNLTQSALSHSMKKLEQQLGTDIWLREGRSLRLTQAGQYLLAVANRVLPQLDLAEERLGQFALGERGALRIGMECHPCYQWLLKVVSPYLAAWPDVDVDVKQKFQFGGIGALFGYEIDLLVTPDPLFKPGLKFEPVFDYEQVLVVAKGHALASATYVKPQQLTPEVLISYPVDIERLDIYNQFLLPAGVTPRRHKAIETTDIMLQMVASGRGVAALPRWLVEEYAARMEVVPVRLGARGIAKQIFLGARETDTAIDYVRAFIELAREPRAVSTLARD; encoded by the coding sequence ATGCTTGAGCGCATCCATCTGAGCATCGTCCAGCAGGTCGAGAAGCAAGGGTCCTTGACGGCCGCCGCGGGCGTGCTGAACCTGACCCAATCGGCCTTGAGCCACAGCATGAAGAAGCTGGAGCAGCAACTGGGCACGGACATCTGGCTGCGCGAAGGGCGCAGCCTGCGCCTGACGCAGGCCGGCCAGTACCTGCTGGCGGTGGCGAACCGGGTGCTGCCGCAACTGGACCTGGCCGAGGAGCGGCTGGGCCAGTTCGCGCTGGGCGAGCGCGGCGCGCTGCGCATCGGCATGGAATGCCATCCTTGCTACCAGTGGCTGCTCAAGGTGGTGTCGCCGTATCTGGCGGCATGGCCCGACGTGGATGTGGACGTGAAGCAGAAATTCCAGTTCGGCGGGATCGGCGCGCTGTTCGGTTACGAGATCGACCTGCTGGTCACGCCCGATCCGCTGTTCAAGCCGGGGCTGAAGTTCGAGCCGGTGTTCGACTACGAGCAGGTGCTCGTGGTGGCCAAGGGCCATGCGCTGGCCTCCGCGACCTACGTGAAGCCGCAGCAGTTGACCCCGGAAGTGCTGATCAGCTACCCCGTGGACATCGAGCGCCTGGACATCTACAACCAGTTCCTGCTGCCGGCCGGCGTGACGCCCCGGCGCCACAAGGCCATCGAGACCACCGACATCATGCTGCAGATGGTGGCCAGCGGCCGCGGCGTGGCCGCCTTGCCGCGCTGGCTGGTCGAGGAGTACGCGGCCAGGATGGAGGTGGTGCCCGTGCGGCTGGGCGCGCGCGGCATCGCCAAGCAGATCTTCCTGGGCGCGCGCGAGACGGACACCGCCATCGACTACGTGCGGGCCTTCATCGAACTGGCTCGCGAGCCCCGGGCGGTCTCGACGCTGGCGAGGGATTGA
- a CDS encoding GFA family protein — protein MNAESFQGSCHCGAVRFEVRTPLVPAARCNCSLCRRKGALMTPAFARENLTILAGEDALTEYQFNTRVAKHFFCRHCGIYPFHQTRVDPLRWRVNIGCLDGVDPYALEAAVANGASLSVVEDA, from the coding sequence ATGAACGCCGAGTCTTTTCAAGGTTCCTGCCATTGCGGGGCCGTCCGTTTCGAGGTGCGCACGCCGCTCGTGCCCGCCGCGCGCTGCAACTGCAGCCTGTGCCGCCGCAAGGGCGCGCTGATGACGCCGGCCTTCGCCCGCGAGAACCTGACGATCCTGGCCGGCGAGGACGCGCTGACCGAATACCAGTTCAATACCCGCGTCGCGAAGCATTTCTTCTGCCGCCATTGCGGGATCTATCCGTTTCACCAGACTCGCGTGGACCCGCTGCGCTGGCGCGTGAACATCGGCTGCCTCGACGGCGTCGATCCCTACGCGCTGGAAGCGGCGGTGGCCAACGGCGCGAGCCTGTCCGTCGTGGAGGACGCATGA
- a CDS encoding DUF1852 domain-containing protein has protein sequence MENNFTFEIKRICFDENYHPSDNTRITTNFANLARGTSRQENLRNTLKMIDSRFNDLAHWDNPKGDRYSVDLEIISVEMKIDAGHGIDAFPLIEILKTKIIDKKNGKRIEGIAGNNFSSYVRDYDFSVLLPEHNRDKSEFGIPDDFGDLHGKLFKHFLNSSAYREISGKPPVICISASTSKTYHRTENQHPILGVEYRQSELSSTDQYFGKMGLQVRYFMPPNSVAPLAFYFLGDLLEDYTNLELIGTISAMETFQKIYRPEIYNANSAAGKCYQPSLKHRDYSLTRIVYDREERSQLAVKQGKFTEEHFIKPYKHILEQWASSCAL, from the coding sequence ATGGAAAACAATTTCACATTTGAAATCAAGCGTATTTGTTTCGATGAGAACTATCACCCATCGGACAATACGCGCATCACCACCAATTTCGCCAATCTGGCCCGCGGAACGAGCCGCCAGGAGAACCTGCGCAATACCCTGAAGATGATCGACAGTCGATTCAATGACCTGGCGCATTGGGACAACCCGAAAGGGGATCGCTATTCCGTCGATCTCGAGATCATTTCCGTCGAGATGAAGATCGATGCCGGGCACGGCATCGATGCGTTTCCGCTGATCGAGATCCTGAAGACGAAGATCATCGACAAGAAGAACGGCAAGCGCATCGAGGGGATTGCCGGGAACAATTTCTCGTCCTATGTGCGCGATTACGACTTCAGCGTGCTGCTGCCCGAGCACAACCGCGACAAATCCGAATTCGGCATCCCGGACGATTTCGGCGATCTGCATGGCAAGCTGTTCAAGCACTTCCTGAACTCGAGCGCTTACCGGGAAATCTCCGGCAAGCCGCCGGTGATCTGCATCAGCGCCTCGACCAGCAAGACCTATCACCGAACCGAGAATCAGCACCCGATCCTGGGCGTCGAGTATCGACAAAGCGAACTTTCGTCGACCGACCAGTATTTCGGGAAGATGGGCCTGCAGGTTCGCTATTTCATGCCGCCGAACAGTGTCGCGCCGCTGGCCTTTTATTTTCTCGGCGACCTGCTGGAGGATTACACCAATCTCGAGCTGATCGGCACCATCAGCGCGATGGAAACATTCCAGAAAATCTACCGCCCGGAAATCTACAACGCCAATTCCGCGGCGGGGAAGTGTTATCAGCCCAGCCTGAAGCATCGGGATTATTCACTGACCCGGATTGTCTACGACCGGGAAGAACGTAGCCAATTGGCCGTCAAGCAGGGGAAATTCACGGAAGAACACTTCATCAAGCCGTACAAGCACATTCTCGAGCAATGGGCTTCCAGCTGCGCTCTCTGA
- a CDS encoding MBOAT family O-acyltransferase, with amino-acid sequence MVFSSIVFLGLFLPVTFVTYYLAPARFRNALLALASIVFYAWGEPRFVILMLGSVAMNFWGARLLDRTRARRRVLGCLVGLNLLLLGIFKYANFAVDNLNALLVPAGLSAISIKAVALPIGISFYTFHAISYLVDIYRRNATPNRNIVDYSLYIMLFPQLVAGPIIRYKDIHTQLARRDSTLDDITAGILRFTMGLAKKVLIANQLGLIADTGFNAPADQLGAAAAWFCLLCYTLQIYFDFSGYSDMAIGLGRLFGFRFPENFNYPYSARSIQDFWRRWHISLSTWFRDYVYIPLGGNRRGEGRTLLNLWIVFLLTGIWHGASWNFVVWGALHGFFLMLERFGRNAGLPVPRPLAQLYAMLVVMLAWVFFRTESLPQARHYLLALLGHWPAAQQSVTLASLWSTQTLVLLVVAVLLALGAYPLLQRRLQPMWARLAALSLDGWLRAALVAPALILSAMSIALGQYNPFIYFRF; translated from the coding sequence GTGGTATTCAGCAGCATCGTGTTCCTGGGCCTGTTCCTGCCGGTGACGTTCGTCACCTACTACCTGGCCCCCGCCCGATTTCGCAATGCCCTGCTGGCGCTGGCCAGCATCGTGTTCTACGCCTGGGGCGAGCCGCGTTTCGTGATCCTGATGCTGGGCTCGGTCGCCATGAACTTCTGGGGCGCCCGGCTGCTGGACCGGACCCGGGCGCGCCGGCGCGTGCTGGGCTGCCTGGTGGGCCTCAACCTGCTGCTGCTCGGCATCTTCAAGTACGCCAATTTCGCGGTCGACAACCTCAACGCGCTGCTGGTGCCGGCGGGCCTGTCGGCCATCTCGATCAAGGCCGTCGCGCTGCCGATCGGCATCTCGTTCTACACCTTCCACGCGATCTCCTACCTGGTCGACATCTACCGGCGCAATGCCACGCCGAATCGCAATATCGTCGACTACAGCCTCTACATCATGTTGTTCCCGCAACTGGTGGCCGGCCCGATCATCCGCTACAAGGACATCCACACGCAGCTGGCGCGCCGCGACAGCACGCTCGACGACATCACCGCCGGCATCCTGCGCTTCACCATGGGGCTGGCCAAGAAGGTGCTGATCGCCAACCAGCTCGGCCTGATCGCCGATACCGGCTTCAACGCGCCGGCCGACCAGCTCGGCGCGGCCGCGGCCTGGTTCTGCCTGCTGTGCTACACGCTGCAGATCTACTTCGACTTCTCCGGCTACAGCGACATGGCGATCGGCCTGGGCCGCCTGTTCGGCTTCCGCTTCCCGGAGAACTTCAACTATCCCTACAGCGCGCGCTCGATCCAGGATTTCTGGCGGCGCTGGCATATCTCGCTGTCGACCTGGTTCCGCGACTACGTCTACATCCCGCTCGGCGGCAACCGCCGCGGCGAGGGCCGCACGCTGCTGAACCTGTGGATCGTGTTCCTGCTGACGGGGATCTGGCACGGCGCGAGCTGGAATTTCGTGGTGTGGGGCGCGCTGCACGGCTTCTTCCTGATGCTGGAGCGCTTCGGGCGCAACGCCGGGCTGCCGGTGCCCAGGCCGCTCGCCCAGCTCTACGCGATGCTGGTGGTGATGCTCGCCTGGGTATTCTTCCGCACCGAATCCCTGCCCCAGGCGAGGCATTACCTGCTGGCGCTGCTCGGCCACTGGCCCGCCGCGCAGCAGAGCGTGACGCTGGCATCGCTGTGGTCGACGCAGACGCTGGTGCTGCTGGTGGTGGCGGTGCTGCTCGCGCTCGGCGCGTATCCGCTCCTGCAGCGCCGTCTCCAGCCGATGTGGGCGCGCCTCGCCGCGCTGTCGCTCGACGGCTGGCTGCGCGCCGCGCTGGTCGCGCCCGCGCTGATCCTGAGCGCCATGTCGATCGCGCTCGGCCAATACAACCCCTTCATCTATTTCCGCTTCTGA
- a CDS encoding aldo/keto reductase, translating to MEYVKFGATGLEVSKLVLGCMTYGDPARGNHAWTLPEDQSRPLIRQAIEAGINFFDTANTYSDGSSEEIVGRALREYAQRDEVVIATKVFNRMRPGANGAGLSRKAIFSEIDHSLKRLGTDYVDLYQIHRWDPGTPIEETLEALHDVVKAGKARYIGASSMAAWQFSKALYTSREHGWTEFVSMQNHLNLLYREEEREMLPLCADQGIAVIPWSPLARGRLTRNWDESSERQESDNVGTRLYQATADADKAVVEAVAKVAEARKLPRAQVALAWVAQKSTVTAPIVGISKPHHLSDAVAALELKLSEEEIATLEAPYVPHRVAGFTA from the coding sequence ATGGAATACGTCAAGTTCGGGGCCACCGGCCTCGAGGTCTCGAAACTGGTGCTCGGCTGCATGACCTACGGCGATCCGGCGCGCGGCAACCACGCCTGGACGCTGCCCGAGGACCAGAGCCGCCCCTTGATCCGCCAGGCGATCGAGGCCGGCATCAACTTCTTCGACACCGCGAATACCTATTCGGACGGCAGCTCGGAAGAGATCGTCGGCCGCGCGCTGCGCGAGTACGCGCAACGTGACGAGGTGGTGATCGCCACCAAGGTGTTCAATCGCATGCGGCCCGGCGCGAACGGCGCGGGCCTGTCGCGCAAGGCGATCTTCTCGGAGATCGACCACAGCCTGAAGCGGCTCGGCACCGACTATGTCGATCTCTACCAGATCCATCGCTGGGACCCGGGCACGCCGATCGAGGAAACGCTGGAGGCGCTGCACGACGTGGTGAAGGCGGGCAAGGCGCGTTACATCGGCGCTTCGTCGATGGCGGCCTGGCAGTTCTCGAAGGCGCTCTACACCTCGCGCGAGCACGGCTGGACCGAATTCGTCAGCATGCAGAACCACCTGAACCTGCTGTACCGCGAGGAGGAGCGCGAAATGCTGCCGCTCTGCGCGGACCAGGGCATCGCCGTGATTCCGTGGAGCCCGCTCGCGCGCGGCCGTCTCACGCGCAACTGGGACGAGAGCTCGGAACGCCAGGAAAGCGACAACGTCGGCACGCGGCTCTACCAGGCCACCGCCGACGCGGACAAGGCCGTGGTGGAGGCGGTCGCCAAGGTGGCCGAGGCGCGCAAGCTGCCGCGTGCCCAGGTCGCGCTGGCCTGGGTGGCGCAGAAGAGCACGGTGACGGCGCCGATCGTGGGCATCTCGAAGCCGCATCATCTGAGCGACGCGGTGGCCGCGCTCGAGCTGAAGCTGAGCGAGGAGGAGATTGCCACGCTGGAGGCGCCTTACGTGCCGCACCGGGTGGCGGGCTTCACGGCCTGA
- a CDS encoding alginate O-acetyltransferase AlgX-related protein: MSTQHSDPQAASNRPGSSLARGLNRAAVAIVFFAILALPILWFGRPGFVPAAQENRRLEPFPSYSLFWFQNFERWFSDRYGMRDALLHYGSRLQMARTGTPSNPNVVIGRDGWLFYDEYYTPGQPHFASLYGKAPFSASDLRTISGNLDAVRAHLAACGIGFYVVLAPDKQSVYADKLQSPPPAGTVTQADQFATELGRAAPKLAFIDLRAPLEAARSSEQYDLYKRTDSHWNTLGAFIGYQAIASRLVRDGVLAAAPRAERQAYAISRTRFEGGDIAVNLLDLPGYFLDYIVSLTPRVPRRAHGVTVPGWPTDPVDAHNVMENPGATGSLLLYRDSFAGELIPFLGEDVHRLYTQRGTRVDGALVRRAQPRAVVLEIVERSLPHLLDAPVNLDQACRP, encoded by the coding sequence ATGAGCACGCAGCACTCCGATCCCCAGGCCGCCTCCAACCGCCCCGGCAGCTCGCTGGCCCGCGGCTTGAACCGCGCGGCCGTGGCCATCGTCTTCTTCGCCATCCTGGCGCTGCCGATCCTGTGGTTCGGGCGCCCCGGCTTCGTGCCGGCCGCGCAGGAAAACCGCCGGCTGGAACCCTTCCCGTCCTATTCGCTGTTCTGGTTCCAGAACTTCGAGCGCTGGTTCAGCGACCGCTACGGCATGCGCGACGCGCTGCTGCATTACGGATCGCGCCTGCAGATGGCGCGCACCGGCACGCCCAGCAACCCGAACGTCGTGATCGGCCGCGACGGCTGGCTGTTCTACGACGAGTACTACACGCCGGGCCAGCCGCACTTCGCCTCGCTGTACGGCAAGGCGCCCTTCTCCGCCTCCGACCTGCGAACGATCAGCGGCAACCTGGATGCCGTGCGCGCGCATCTCGCCGCCTGCGGCATCGGCTTCTACGTGGTGCTGGCGCCCGACAAGCAGAGCGTCTATGCCGACAAGCTGCAATCGCCGCCGCCGGCCGGCACGGTCACCCAGGCCGACCAGTTCGCCACCGAGCTTGGCCGGGCGGCGCCGAAGCTGGCCTTCATCGACCTGCGCGCGCCGCTCGAAGCCGCCCGCTCGTCCGAGCAATACGACCTGTACAAGCGCACCGACAGCCACTGGAACACCCTGGGCGCCTTCATCGGCTACCAGGCCATCGCCTCGCGCCTGGTGCGCGACGGCGTGCTGGCCGCTGCACCGCGCGCCGAGCGCCAGGCCTACGCGATCAGTCGGACCCGCTTCGAGGGCGGCGACATCGCGGTGAACCTGCTCGACCTGCCGGGCTACTTCCTCGACTACATCGTGTCGCTCACGCCGCGCGTGCCGCGCCGGGCGCATGGCGTGACGGTGCCCGGCTGGCCGACGGACCCGGTCGATGCCCACAACGTCATGGAGAACCCGGGCGCCACGGGCAGCCTGCTGCTGTATCGCGATTCGTTCGCGGGCGAACTGATTCCCTTCCTCGGCGAGGACGTCCATCGGCTGTATACGCAACGCGGAACCCGCGTCGACGGCGCGCTGGTCCGCCGGGCGCAGCCCAGGGCCGTGGTGCTGGAAATCGTCGAACGCAGCCTGCCCCATCTGCTCGACGCGCCCGTCAATCTCGACCAGGCCTGCCGGCCCTGA
- a CDS encoding thioredoxin family protein, with translation MRPLYRLFAAAGTIAACAAVIAATQPPGIAGAAQASTPTTAPDFTGINQWLNGPPQSLDKLRGKVVLVDFWTYTCINCIHTLPHVQGWYDKYKSQGLTVVGVHTPEYPFEHSTSNVRDAIKRFGLTYPVAQDNDYATWRAYDNQYWPAVYLIDKTGRIVYRHFGEGDYEQTDAEIARLLAQPG, from the coding sequence ATGCGCCCGCTCTATCGTCTGTTTGCCGCCGCCGGCACCATTGCCGCCTGCGCCGCCGTGATCGCCGCCACCCAGCCGCCCGGCATCGCCGGCGCCGCACAGGCGAGCACCCCGACCACCGCGCCCGACTTCACCGGCATCAACCAGTGGCTGAACGGCCCGCCGCAATCGCTCGACAAGCTGCGCGGCAAGGTGGTGCTGGTCGATTTCTGGACCTATACCTGCATCAACTGCATCCACACGCTGCCCCACGTCCAGGGCTGGTACGACAAATACAAGTCGCAAGGCCTGACCGTGGTGGGCGTGCACACGCCCGAATACCCGTTCGAGCACAGCACCTCGAACGTGCGCGACGCGATCAAGCGCTTCGGCCTGACCTACCCGGTCGCGCAGGACAACGACTACGCCACCTGGCGCGCCTACGACAACCAGTATTGGCCGGCCGTCTACCTGATCGACAAGACGGGCAGGATCGTCTACCGGCACTTCGGCGAGGGCGACTACGAGCAGACCGACGCCGAGATCGCCCGGCTGCTCGCCCAGCCGGGCTGA
- the groES gene encoding co-chaperone GroES produces MSLRPLHDRVIVKRLDQETKTASGIVLPDSAAEKPDQGEVIAVGPGRRDNDGKRIEPDLKVGDRVLFGKYAGQTVKVDSNELLVLREEDVVAVVNV; encoded by the coding sequence ATGAGCCTTCGTCCGCTGCACGATCGCGTGATCGTCAAACGACTCGACCAGGAAACCAAGACGGCCTCCGGCATCGTGCTGCCCGACAGCGCGGCCGAGAAGCCCGACCAGGGCGAAGTGATCGCCGTCGGCCCGGGCCGGCGCGACAACGACGGCAAGCGGATCGAGCCCGACCTGAAGGTCGGCGACCGCGTGCTGTTCGGCAAGTACGCCGGCCAGACCGTCAAGGTCGACAGCAACGAGCTGCTGGTACTGCGCGAGGAAGATGTCGTCGCGGTCGTCAACGTCTGA
- a CDS encoding methionine synthase, which yields MKKLLPTSTAGSLPKPSWLAQPEKLWSPWKLQDEELTEGKHDALRLSLQEQQHAGIDIVSDGEQTRQHFVTTFIEHLDGVDFEKRETVRIRDRYDASVPTVVGEVSRQKPVFVEDARFLRQQTRQPIKWALPGPMTMIDTLYDAHYKSREKLAWEFAKILNQEAKELEAAGVDIIQFDEPAFNVFFDEVNDWGVATLERAIEGLKCETAVHICYGYGIKANTDWKKTLGSEWRQYEESFPKLQQSSIDMISLECHNSHVPIDLIELVRGKKVMVGAIDVASNTIETPEEVANTLRKALRFVDADKLYPCTNCGMAPLSRQVARGKLNALSAGAEIVRRELSA from the coding sequence ATGAAAAAACTACTCCCGACTTCCACTGCCGGCAGCCTGCCCAAGCCATCCTGGCTCGCCCAACCTGAAAAGCTCTGGTCGCCCTGGAAACTGCAAGACGAGGAATTGACCGAGGGCAAGCACGATGCCCTGCGTCTGTCGCTGCAGGAGCAACAGCACGCGGGCATCGATATCGTCAGCGACGGGGAGCAGACGCGCCAGCATTTTGTCACCACCTTCATCGAGCACCTCGACGGGGTCGATTTTGAAAAGCGCGAGACGGTCAGGATTCGCGATCGCTACGATGCGAGCGTGCCGACCGTGGTCGGCGAGGTGAGTCGCCAGAAGCCGGTATTCGTGGAAGACGCCAGGTTCCTGCGTCAGCAAACCCGGCAGCCCATCAAGTGGGCCCTGCCCGGCCCGATGACGATGATCGACACGCTCTACGACGCCCACTACAAGAGCCGGGAAAAGCTCGCCTGGGAATTCGCCAAAATCCTCAACCAGGAAGCGAAGGAACTGGAGGCGGCCGGCGTCGACATCATCCAGTTCGACGAGCCTGCCTTCAACGTGTTCTTCGACGAGGTGAACGATTGGGGGGTGGCCACCCTGGAGCGGGCGATCGAGGGGCTCAAGTGCGAAACCGCCGTGCATATCTGCTACGGCTACGGCATCAAGGCCAATACCGACTGGAAGAAGACGCTGGGATCGGAATGGCGCCAATACGAGGAGTCGTTCCCGAAGCTGCAGCAATCCAGCATCGACATGATCTCGCTGGAATGCCACAACTCCCATGTCCCGATCGACCTGATCGAACTGGTTCGCGGCAAGAAAGTGATGGTGGGCGCCATCGACGTGGCAAGCAACACCATCGAGACGCCGGAGGAAGTCGCCAACACCCTGCGCAAGGCGCTGCGCTTCGTGGATGCCGACAAGCTCTATCCCTGCACCAACTGCGGCATGGCACCCTTGTCTCGCCAGGTGGCGAGAGGCAAGCTGAACGCGCTCAGCGCAGGCGCGGAAATCGTCCGCAGAGAACTGTCGGCCTGA
- the groL gene encoding chaperonin GroEL (60 kDa chaperone family; promotes refolding of misfolded polypeptides especially under stressful conditions; forms two stacked rings of heptamers to form a barrel-shaped 14mer; ends can be capped by GroES; misfolded proteins enter the barrel where they are refolded when GroES binds), with the protein MAAKDIVFGDVNRAKLIEGVNILADAVKVTLGPKGRNVVLERSFGAPIVTKDGVSVAKEIELADKLQNIGAQLVKEVASKTSDTAGDGTTTATVLAQAIVREGQKYVAAGLNPLDLKRGIDKAVVAAIEELKKISKPTTTSKEIAQVATISANGEESIGQRIAEAIDRVGKEGVITVEDGKSLADELDVVEGLQFDRGYLSPYFVNNPDRQVAVLDSPYVLLHDKKVSNIRDLLPVLEQVAKAGRPLLIIAEDVEGEALATLVVNNIRGILKTVAVKAPGFGDRRKALLEDIAILTGGQVIAEETGLTLEKATLAELGQAKRIEVGKENTTVIDGAGDKASIEARVKQIRVQIEDASSDYDREKLQERVAKLAGGVAVIKVGGATEIEVKEKKDRVDDALHATRAAVEEGIVPGGGVALIRVKQAIREVRGANPDQDAGVKIVLRALEEPLRQIVSNAGEEASVVVAKVAEGSGNFGYNAASGEYGDLVESGVLDPTKVTRTALQNAASVAGLLLTTDATVHEQPKPAAAGAPAGAPGGPDLGF; encoded by the coding sequence ATGGCTGCAAAAGATATCGTTTTCGGCGACGTCAACCGCGCGAAGCTGATCGAAGGCGTCAACATCCTGGCCGACGCGGTGAAGGTCACGCTGGGCCCGAAGGGCCGCAACGTGGTGCTGGAGCGCAGCTTCGGCGCGCCGATCGTGACCAAGGACGGCGTGTCGGTCGCCAAGGAGATCGAGCTGGCCGACAAGCTGCAGAACATCGGCGCGCAACTGGTCAAGGAAGTGGCCTCGAAGACCAGCGACACGGCCGGCGACGGCACCACCACGGCCACCGTGCTGGCCCAGGCGATCGTGCGCGAAGGGCAGAAATACGTGGCGGCGGGCCTCAATCCGCTGGACCTGAAGCGCGGCATCGACAAGGCCGTGGTGGCCGCGATCGAGGAGCTGAAGAAGATCAGCAAGCCGACCACCACCAGCAAGGAGATCGCCCAGGTCGCGACGATCTCGGCCAACGGCGAGGAGTCGATCGGCCAGCGCATCGCCGAGGCGATCGACCGCGTCGGCAAGGAAGGCGTGATCACCGTCGAGGACGGCAAGTCGCTGGCCGACGAGCTCGACGTGGTGGAGGGCCTGCAATTCGACCGCGGTTATCTCTCGCCGTACTTCGTCAACAACCCCGATCGCCAGGTCGCGGTGCTCGACAGCCCCTACGTGCTGCTGCACGACAAGAAGGTGTCGAACATCCGTGACCTGCTGCCGGTGCTCGAGCAGGTGGCCAAGGCCGGCCGGCCGCTGCTGATCATCGCCGAGGACGTCGAGGGCGAGGCGCTGGCCACCCTGGTGGTCAACAACATCCGCGGCATCCTCAAGACGGTCGCGGTCAAGGCGCCCGGCTTCGGCGATCGCCGCAAAGCGCTGCTGGAGGACATCGCGATCCTGACGGGCGGCCAGGTGATCGCCGAGGAAACCGGCCTCACGCTGGAGAAGGCGACGCTGGCCGAGCTGGGCCAGGCCAAGCGCATCGAGGTGGGCAAGGAAAACACCACGGTGATCGACGGCGCCGGCGACAAGGCCTCGATCGAGGCGCGCGTCAAGCAGATCCGCGTGCAGATCGAGGATGCGAGCTCCGACTACGACCGCGAGAAGCTGCAGGAGCGGGTCGCCAAGCTGGCGGGCGGCGTGGCGGTGATCAAGGTGGGCGGCGCGACCGAGATCGAGGTCAAGGAGAAGAAGGATCGCGTCGACGATGCGCTGCACGCCACGCGCGCGGCCGTCGAGGAAGGCATCGTGCCGGGCGGCGGCGTGGCCCTGATCCGCGTGAAGCAGGCGATTCGCGAAGTGCGCGGCGCGAACCCGGACCAGGATGCCGGCGTGAAGATCGTGCTGCGCGCGCTCGAGGAGCCGCTGCGGCAGATCGTGAGCAATGCCGGCGAGGAAGCCAGCGTGGTGGTGGCCAAGGTGGCCGAGGGCAGCGGCAATTTCGGCTACAACGCGGCGAGCGGCGAATATGGCGACCTGGTGGAATCGGGCGTGCTCGATCCGACCAAGGTCACGCGCACCGCGCTGCAGAACGCGGCATCGGTGGCGGGCCTGCTGCTGACCACCGACGCCACCGTGCACGAGCAGCCGAAGCCGGCAGCGGCCGGGGCACCGGCGGGCGCGCCGGGCGGCCCGGACCTGGGCTTCTGA